CTTAACGGCAATGTGCGGCACCAATGTGGCAGGCGCTCTATACCTGATTATCTCACGCGCCACCGCTTGCGTGTACTTCATATCCCTCACCTGCTCTGCTGTGATTAAACGACCGGACTCCGGCGACCACAAGGCGGAGACTTCTTTCCGGACTTTGGATAGTACCTCGGGATGCGAATCGAGCAGCGCCACCGCCCAAAGGAGGGAGCTAGTGGAAGCGTCTTGAGCAGCGAAGAGGAAATCGAAGAGGTAACCGCCGATCTCGGCGTCGCTGGTGTGAGGAGGGGTAGGTTCTCCGGCAGATTCGGCGGCGGCGATTTCTTTAATCGTTTCCTGCATCCAGAAATCGACTAAACAAGTAGGCTCGTCGCTGTTAGCCATTCTTGTTTTGCTTTGTTTTGCGCAGCCAGCTAGGGTTTGCGCAAGGCGGTCAACGGCGAGCCTAGCGTTTCGAAACGCGAAACCAGGGAGGTCAATAGGAAGCTTCATAAGACCAACattgaataaattatagtCAAACTTGAATCTTTCTTGAGCTTCAAGATTCAAGTAAGGGCCAACCATCACAGTCTGAGAGGTTTCGAGATTCATATCACGAACCAACAGTCTTAAACTGCTTGGGCGATGAGTATTATCGTCAGCGAGCGCCGCCCATTGCTTCAAGTGCTTGAGAATGATAATCTGCTGTATGTCGGAGTAAGTTGAGAGCGCTCTAGGGGTGAAGTTGGGAGCAATCCGACGGCGGAGATCTTTATGATCTTGACCGAACATGTAGATCAAATTATGCTCGCCGAATAGTTTCTTACCGAAAGGGTGGCCGACAAGCATGAATGCGTCTGGCCGTACATTGGCGAAGATGAGATGAGAGAGCTCAGTGTCGCGGATGAAAAGGATGAATCTTCCGATTATGTAATTAGTGGAGAAGCCTAATTTTTTAGAGAAAGAAGACTGTCGGTCCCAGAATTTAGTTGGGTCTCGAACTAAAGATATGGCGTTGCCAAGAAACGGAAGAACAAGAAGAGGACCTGGAGTGTTGCGTCTCTTGATTAAGTAAGAGATCTGTTCAAGAAATACCAGAAACACAATGAAGGAAACAAGGTATGGAATTAATGTCGATAATAAACAAGTAATCGTGAACATTTTGCAAGAAAACAAGAGATAGGGAGAGACAGTCTCTGTTTCAAGTGtgcccctctctctctctctctctcttttctttctctgtgTGTCTGTCCTTTTATGGGAAAAATCTTATTGTCTGAAATGGGAGATGGTGGCAgttaaatttttgaaactcTAAACTtctcctttctcttctttatAGCTATGCTGCTCTGGTGCAGACAGAGTTGGTTTCTTTCTATGTCTCTGCTTCAGTGGTATGCTAGCGAAGGAGGAAGAGAGAGGAGAATGAATTTATAGGAGGgcaaaggaaaaggaagaaagagcTGATGAACTGTACAGCTAGCTAAGAAAGTAGACAATAAACATTTTGGACTGCTCGCTGGCTGGCTATccaattcatttattttctgtaAGTTTCCTAATTGAGTTTATCAAAGAAAGAGCAATTGACTAATTGATTAAAGAGACTGGCCTTaaaatgaattgaattttGGACAGGCCAGTCATTTGGTATTTAAGTTTAAGACTGGTTTGATGTGAATGCAACCATCgatttaatttacttaaaatttatgaatttaaaactcatagatttaagatttataaatcttggaaaatttattagttaaattaaatataaaaataatagaattttatttacaagttaaagataattttggaataatataaatttataaaagataatatttgagtaaaaaaaaatattacaacaATCCATCGTTCTTTTAAAACggtaaatcttaaaaaattttattttttaaatagaaaataagaatttcttttaaaatttatggaaTTATATCACCTTTTGATTATCAAGCAATGAATTTATGTTAAATCTATGATTTCTCATTTAAAACCTCTCAATTTAAACGACtgtttaaataatttaggAGTGTATTgcacattattattatatatttatttcatccaattttaataagttattttcaatttgtatATAGATTAAGAAATTacgtaatttttatttaataccaCTACCTCTActattctcttattaaaataatcccagtagattttttaaaacaatataCAATAACTCAAATATTAGTAGACTGGctaatctatttataacttttaagatttaaaataaaagaattttgtatTGAgactcaaaaaaatttatatagtaatttgtaatttcaaaattaagtaaaacttaattgtatttatattaattaattaatgatatcttagacatttaattattaaactgacaattaaaaagaaaaagtgataaactaaaaagaagACAAGATTATTAAAGTTGAATAGAGGAAAAGTAAATGATATCAAATTGCatcaaaatattcatatttaagcATTATAAGAATAATACATACtttaaattacatatataatttcttcGATTTTTagcaataatttaaaaataataatcaagaaatgattatataaatGGCTTTTATTGGATTATGTCATTGCTTTGATCATATTTGTATTAATCAATAAGAATCCACAAGTCTAGTTGAATtcaccaattttttttttcaaaaaataattggaGTAATGACCcattttataaatagtattatCTTGaccaatttaataaaaaaaaaaaccaaaataaacaGAACTGATAACACATATTCtacagaaaaataattattttaactattttattacaCATATAattactcatttttttttaaaattttaattgtgaTAATTGAGTATGCTAAAGGATAAAATATTGCATTTGATTAATGATTAAATGGGTGgctttttttgaattttgtcATTGTCATTGTCAATTTGGTGTGCTGTATTTGTTGAATTATGGACATGAATATTTCTTCTAGAATTATTTGAGAAggataaataaattgataatagatttcattcttttctttttgagggCTGTGGTTAGGGTATTTGAAGGACCAGAGAGATTTCTATTAGTCAACCCAGGAATTTAAAACACAGAAGGAAAGAGAAAGTTGGCAACTATTAGTCAACTTGtcaatttctattttcctTGTACTAACTGTAAATTTGGTTATGGATGTGGACACTTGAGTAATGTTTATATTAGGGGTGAGAACAAGAGAAAAAATGGGTAACCAATCCAAAAATCAAAAgcgattatatatatatatatatatatatatatattatcattttatatatagtctAGATTaatgtgatttttttatataattttctacgaatatttttttaaatatttttgtattttatatatttttaaaaataaattattttataaataattgttaACTTTTTTACCgattaactaaaaatttgGTGAACCGTACTATTTTTTCGATTAACCaaaaattatagtaaaaaaCATTGATATTTGATCGACTGAATTAATGGTTAATTGAATATTAGCTTGATTTtggtttaaaaatataaaattaaaatcgaatggttaaatttttttgtgaGCATGAACTGTTttcatcttaattttatattttagatagaAATGAGGTTGTAAAATttgtagaatttttaaaaaaaatttgttgaGATGgttaaataaaatgtaatgGTACCTAAAGAaatgttaatataaaaaatatatattcgaAATATTTGGactttaaaagaataaaagttgaAACAAATTAGGTAAATTACATAATTGGTTCTATGAAGTTTATCTATTTTTTGCAATTGCTcaataaacttaattttagttcaattaGATTTGTGAACTTCATGGGTCGTATCTTCTAATACAAAGAATacgaaatatattatttattttctgtcttAGACTGACAATTTCGAAGCTCTCTTGTTTGcggagaaaatagaaaatataaaatagtcaaataaaattataaataaaactaaaatataaaatagtcatGTTTTTTTAGCTAAGAAAGATAGCAACAACAATAGTATCAGTGCGGCTTGAGAATGAAGCTCCTTTTTGGCTAATTGTTGTAATAATGATTGAGAATAGGTGCTTTTTGGGGTTgcactattttttttctttattaagggtttttattaaatttttattaacaagatttttttaatgagaCAACTATCATTTTGTATTTTTcctcttaataataatatattttaattctaaaagaaactttttacattgttttatttctttttcatctttttataCATAATCAAATAAGAGAAAGTACTTTTTGAGTAAAAAGCCAatcctaattttttaaattttattttgtttggtactaaattttatttttttattggtatcgtaatttttatttctatttcaaaCCAAGATACTCTTTAAAAGTCCAATTAATTTAAAGTGATGTGGCAGGCGGGAGTCCATGTCACTCGTACACTCCGCTGCCACATCATTTCTAGTATACACCTAAGCCTATCTAGTTCAACATTGATTCGAACAATATTCAGATTtccaaattttcaaattaattcaCCCCTAGTCctgaaatttctaaaataaatgtattaagATTGAAGGCCTCTCAAGAACATagctttaaaatttattgccACATTGCCAACCTGATAAATCTTTTTGTTCTTCTAAACGAGACTTGTACTTGGATTTGGAATTGCGAAGATCATTTGCCAACAAAGTACAACTAATTTGTTGTAAGATGAAGAAATTACAATGATATAATACCttttaaaatacattttttttacaaCTCTagcaaacaaaataaacaagaaaatacaattaaatgGAAAGAGGATTTAACAACTCCTATTCCTTGTATTTGGGCACATGACATGTGATTATGAATGTTTTATCTTATTCTGCTAAATTTTGAGTCGACTCTCTTATAAAATCCAATGGAAGCCTAACTCGAGTGAgagttattttaatagttCGTTAGAATCATTTTTTAGTAGAAATGGATATATGATACATTttgatataaaagataaaaataaatatcaaatatcaaGAGAGATCTGTAGAGAAATTTGCTCCTAACAATCATCAATCATTTTAACAGAATAATAGATTACAATTTTGCAGGAAGAAACGCTCCATTCGTTATTACTAAGCTACATATCAACTTTATAGGTGCCTTTTAACGAATCTGATTGTTTGAATGATggattgaatatttttttcttttaccacTCCCTAGAGGGAGAACTCAACACCAATATAATAGAAGACCATAAAACTCTTATTAAATGAGAACTTAATAGCCTCATAACGGAGGACTATACAACttctcaaaaaatatattaatatttatttattaaaactaattaatataaaatataaaaaggaaTGACCGCTGATCTAAAAGTGATCGGTGGAGGACTAAAAGATTAAACTTTAATGAAGAAtaggaaaaaaagagaaaagacagctaaaattttagtattttcatatcttttaaatcttttaattatttgaataaaaagattttatggTTAAATGAATTAGAGATTGTATTAATTTGAAGATTTTATTGGTGAATAGATAGGCTTAGATGTATAAGAGAAACGATGTGGCAACTTAGTGTATGTGTGACTTGGAATTTCGCGtgcaaaaaaaagaagagaaaaactAAAGATTTGATAGCAATTAAAAACAAGATCCAAATGAATTAGTTTCAAAGGAGTTTTTTACActaacttttatttaaataaatagagaataactttattatgtatataattatcttgttttatgttaaattttttttaattatttctaactAATAATTAGAGATAGGTATATGATTTAAAAGTTAACTCTTAGATATTAGTAGTAATTCATTTGGACTTTTATATGCATATTAACccataattattttccaatGTGAGACAAAGTGTTATAATCTCTCTCCAGCTCTAACGTCCTTGTCAGAATCAGACCATAGCCCAGAATCGTAACCCATTAGACGAGTCGTGGATTCTAATAGTAGCTCATACAAATTCTAAAGATAGCTCCCACTGACTTTCTACGCTGTAGCACTTAGCTATTTTTATACTCAAAATTGACAAATTACTCtaatatcatatataataGCCCAAGTCTGGATGAATTATTGACCCAACAACTAGAGGCGATGTAGGACTTGCCCACATGATCTAAAAATCAACTCCTAAGGGCTAATAGTAATTCATTTAAActcttataatataaataatttattctttttatgtcTTCACTAGAagaaattaattcttattaatattaatagataatacataaaaagatttaaaaattcaaaaaatttctaGTTATCACATAATAGCCAAGAAGCAAGTCATTcggtttttttcttattcttgaattgattaaaatgggatattaaatttatctcTTCGCCTCTTTACCGATAAATTAGAATTCTCATAAAGAATCATGAGTTATATGAGATTACAATGATAAGCATATACGattcaattaatttctaaataattaaaaaaatttattttattttatatttaaaaaaggtttaaattaaagaattttgggttaatttttatttatggaaggattaaaaatacatttaattttttgatttttatataggGAAAAAGGAACTATATTAAATACGACGAATTTCCTAATAATATCTAAAAGGAAGCTCAATACCAATTGAACCTCTGTAATTgaccttttttattttaattcaaacaaggtgtttagatttatttaaatcatttttcaCATGATAATATGActatttctaataatgaccAAAAAGATTGCCGGTCAAAAAGGGTGAGAGTATCTTGAGACAATGGTTGAATGTTGCATGTGAGACACCtgtttccttcttcttcttcttcttcttcttctttttatttatgaaaagtGATTAAGAAGAGAATTCATCCTTTTGCTTAAGGATTCCCAAAATGATTTTATCAGTATTCTTTGACatattaagtattttttttattcgaGCAAATCTTTTGGAAAGATTTAAAAGCTTTCTTTATGAAAAGAGTCACTATCTTATGATAATCAGTTGCTCAACGAAATAGGGATAGCAGCAGGGAGCTATTCTCTCCACTCTTAGTCCTGTTACTGTACCAATGGAGAAATTTCCATGTCTGTTCTCACTTCACAATGATAAAAAGATTCCTCATCCCTGTTTTTACGAGAACTATTTGCCATTGACATCCCTAGTAAAAGAAGCATATGTTTTTTTTGTTGTATTATATATCACATAGTCAATAGATCCCAAACCCATCAATGGCAGACCATGTCAGTTCACCTGGATGTGCCATTTTTTGCatggtaaattttttgttCCTTTTCTTCGGTGCTTGGAACAAGAAATAAGTAGGTGAAAAGCAGAAGGATTCGTCTTCCCCTCTGTGGATTAATAACACCAACAAACAAATCTGAAAAGCCAAATAAATGAGCCAAAAATGTTATTGGGAATACAAGATTTTATGCAAGGTTTTGCTACCCTTTAGAGCACATGCCAAGGCAAGTTGGAGCTGCTAACCAAGCGTCTAACT
The Ricinus communis isolate WT05 ecotype wild-type chromosome 1, ASM1957865v1, whole genome shotgun sequence DNA segment above includes these coding regions:
- the LOC125371316 gene encoding cytochrome P450 710A1-like; amino-acid sequence: MFTITCLLSTLIPYLVSFIVFLVFLEQISYLIKRRNTPGPLLVLPFLGNAISLVRDPTKFWDRQSSFSKKLGFSTNYIIGRFILFIRDTELSHLIFANVRPDAFMLVGHPFGKKLFGEHNLIYMFGQDHKDLRRRIAPNFTPRALSTYSDIQQIIILKHLKQWAALADDNTHRPSSLRLLVRDMNLETSQTVMVGPYLNLEAQERFKFDYNLFNVGLMKLPIDLPGFAFRNARLAVDRLAQTLAGCAKQSKTRMANSDEPTCLVDFWMQETIKEIAAAESAGEPTPPHTSDAEIGGYLFDFLFAAQDASTSSLLWAVALLDSHPEVLSKVRKEVSALWSPESGRLITAEQVRDMKYTQAVAREIIRYRAPATLVPHIAVKDFPLTESYTIPKGTIVFPSVYESSFQGFTEPDRFDPERFSAERQEDQLHKRNFLAFGAGAHQCLGQRYALNHLVLFIAMFVTLLDFKRHRIDGCDDIVYNPTICPKDGCTVFLSRRFSQLPNLSLE